GCGTGGTGATCTGGTTGCCCATCGAGCCTTCGCTCGAGCCCATCGCGTCGAAAAGGATGAAGTCGCCCCACTCGAGGAGCTGCGCCTTTACTTCGGTCGTCCACATGACCCCGGAGGACACGAGGAGCCTCACGGGTGAAGTGTCGTACGGTGTGCCGGCCTCCTTGGCCTCCTCGAGCGCCTTCACCATGGGGCGACTGAATGCGTCGCCGACGATGACGACCTGATTCGCCTGCTCGCGCCCGGCGGTGGTCCAGAGCTCATGCGCGTCGAAGGAGCGCTTCTCGAGGGCGACGACGGTCGCGCCCGCACAGTGAGGCATCATCGTTCCGACCCAACCGCCGGTGCCGTGCATCATCGGACACGCGGGGATGGACACGATGCCCTTGCCCTCGTCACACGCTTGCTTCACCAGGCCCGCGGTCTCCTCGGGTCGGGAGGGCAGCCCGAGTCCGAGAACCGGGAACGACGAAGCCAGGAAGCTCTGCGCCATTCCGCCCATGTTGTACATGACGCCCTTGGGCATGCCGGTCGTGCCGCCGGTGTACAGCATGTAGAGATCGTCCTCGGATCGCTGAATCCGCGGGGCTGGATCGTGCGAGGTGATCATGTCCTCGTACGGAACTGTTCCGTCGATGGATTCGCCGCCGTCGTCGACTTCGATCCACAGCTTCACCTTGGGGCAGCGCGACATGACGCGCGCGACGCGCTCGCCGAGACTGGAATGGAAGACGAGCGCTTCGGAGTCCGAGTTCTCGAGGAGATAGTGCAACTCGTCGTCGAGGTACCGATAGTTGATGTTGATCGGGACCTGTCGCCCCTTGAACGCCGCGAACTGCGTCTCGGTGTATTCGATCCCGTTGTAGAGATAGAGCCCGATTTTGGTGTGGGGCGCGAGGCCGGCAGCGGTGAATGCTGTGGCGAGCCGTGCGCTTCGGTGTTCCCATTGTTGCCAGGTCACCCGCGCTTCGCCGCACACCACTGCCGCGCGATCGGGGAGGACGTCCGCGATGGATTCCCAGAGGGTTCCGAAGTGCCATTCCGTCATGCGGATAGGAGTACGACTGGCGGGCGGAGGAGATCAAGGACGATCGGCACGCCGGGGCCCGATCTCGACAATCGGCAGCCGTAGTGCCACTAATTCGGGTGGGCCGGCGACCGCCGGCTCTCTTTCCTGAAGGAGGTCCATCGATGGATTCGCTCGAGAGTTTTCGGCAGGAGATCCAGTCCTGGCTGGAGCAGAATTGCCCTGTCTCGCAACGGCAGCTGAGGGAGGGCGAGGAGGCCGTCCCGTGGGGATCTCCCCAGTTCGGCGAGGAGGCCCAGCAATGGCTCGATCGCTGTGCAGCCAAGGGCTTCACCTGCCCGAGCTGGCCGAAGGAGTACGGGGGCGGTGGCCTCTCGAAAGAACAGGAGAGAGTCCTGCGCCAGGAAATCGGGACGATTGGTGCGCAGGTCCCCGGCGGCAGCTTCGGCACGCACATGCTCGGCCCCGTTCTTCTCGAGCTCGGCAGCCACGAGCAGAAGCTGCGCTTCCTACCGGACATCGCGGCCGGCCGGACAGTCTGGGCGCAGGGTTATAGTGAGCCCGGGGCCGGTTCCGATCTCGCGGGTCTCCAGACTCGCGCCGTGCGCAACGGCGATGAGTACGTCATCAACGGATCGAAGATCTGGACGACGGGTGCAAACAATGCCGACTGGATGTTCTGTCTGGTTCGAACCGATCCCGAGGCAGCCAAGCACGACGGCATCAGCTTCATCCTCTTTAATCTGAAGAGCCCCGGCGTCACGATTTCCCCGATCGAGCTGATCAGTGGCGCGTCCGAGTTCTGCGAAGTCTTCTTCGAGGATGTCCGCGCGAAGGCGGAGAACCTCATCGGCGAGAAGAACAAGGGCTGGGCCATCGCGAAGCGTCTCCTTCAGTTCGAGCGCACGATGATCTCTGGCTTCGGCGCGGGGCCGGGCGGAAAGCGCTCCGGCAAGAAGAAGCGGGTCGCGAAGGTGTATCGCGCGATGGCGGATATGGCGCTTCAGTACCAGCCGCAGAAGGATGGGAAGCTCGCGAATGTCACTCTGCGCGACCAGCTCACGCAGAACGAGATGGACACGATTTGCTTCACGCTCTCGACGAAGCGCGCGGGTGAGGAAGCAAAGGCGGGGGCGGGCCCCGGCCATACTGCTTCGATGTTCAAGTGGTACGCCACCGAACTCAACAAGCGTCGCCAAGAGCTGATTATGACATCACTCGGAAGCAAGGCTCTGGGTTGGGAAGGCGAGGGCTTCGAGCCGCACGAATTGGCGCAGACGCGCGCCTGGCTCCGGTCGAAGGGCAATTCGATCGAGGGCGGAACGTCGGAAGTGCAGATGAACGTGATCGCAAAGCGCGTTCTCGGTCTGCCGGACTGAGCGAGGAATTCCATGGCACTGGCATTGACCGAAGAGCAGCAGATTCTGCAGAGCACGGCGCGGGAGTTCATCGCGGCGAATGCGCCCGTCACGCACCTTCGAGGTTTGCGGGATGGCAAGGACGCCACGGGGTTCTCGCGAGATCTCTGGGCCGAGATGGCGAAGCTCGGTTGGGCGGGTTTGATCGAAGACGAAGCGAACGGGGGAAGTGCCCTCGGGTTCGGCGAACTGGCGGTGCTCTTCGAAGAGTGCGGCCGCAAACTGGCGCCGTCTCCGTTCCTAGCATCGGTCGTTCTCGCCGGAGGCTGCGTGCGCGCCGGCGCGCCCGCGGAGCTTCGTAATCCCATCCTCTCGGGTGTCGCCCGTGGCGAGACGCTGCTTGCCCTTGCTCTGGACGAAGGCGCGACGTTCGCTCCTTACGCAGTGACGGCCAAGGCGGAGAAATCCGGTGACGGCTGGGTTCTGACGGGGGAGAAGACGTTCGTTCTCGATGGTCACGTCGCCGACCGGCTGGTCGTCGTCGCCCGGACGTCGGGCTCGTCGGGCGATCGAGACGGATTGACCTTGTTCCTCGTCGACGCACCCGCGAAGGGTCTCACCATCACGCGCACCACGATGGTCGACAATCGGAACGCGGCGACTGTGAAGTTAGATGGCGTCGCAGCGGAGGTGGTGCTCGGTACCGTCGACCAGGGCGCAGATGTTCTGGATCCGGTTCTCGATCGCGCCACGGCGGTTTTTTGCGCGGAGATGCTCGGTCTCATGACCGAAGCCTTCGAACATACCATCGAGTACCTGAAGACCCGTGAGCAGTTCGGCGTGAAGATCGGAACGTTCCAGGGACTGAAGCACCGGGCCGCGGCGATGTTCGCCGAGCTCGAGCTCTCGCGGTCCGTCGTGCGTGAGACGGTGAGTGCGATCGACGACGATGGCCCCGATGTGCCGACACTCGTGTGCGTGGCGAAGGCGCGCTGCTCGGACGCCGTAAGTCTGATCGCGCGGGAGATGCTGCAGATGCACGGCGGGATCGGCATGACCGACGAGGCCGACATCGGGTTCTACCTGAAGCGGGCTCGTGTTCAGGAGCTCACCTTCGGCGACGCGAGCTACCACCGGGATCGCTTCGCGACGTTGCAGGGGTACTGATCTGTTCGCGTCCGGTCCCTCCCGGGGCCGGGCGCGACCTTCGCTACTGGCGCCCTCGTCGTACGCGGGCGAGGTCCTCTCGCGCGTGCGCGTTGCCGGGCTGCGGGGTCAAGACCGCCGAGACGAGACTTCGGCGTCCGCGTGGTGGAGATTCAGGACTGGTTGAAGACGGGCTTGCGCTTCTCGAGGAAGGCCAGGATCCCTTCGTTCTGGTCGGCCGTCCCGGAGTTGGCGTGCACCGCCGCGCGCTCGTCCCGAAGCGACTCTTCGAGCGTTTTAGTTTCGCTGCCGACGAGGCAGTCGAGGATCGCTTTCACGGCGAGTCTCGGTTGCGCAGCGAGTTCCTCGCCGAGTGCGATGGCGCGGTCCTTGAGTTCGGCGTTGGGCCAGACCTCCGTGACGAGCCCGATGTGGAGCGCCTCGGGCCCGGAAATCTTCTTCCCGCGTAGGATCATGTCGATCGCGTGATCCCGTCCCACGCAGCGCACGAGTCGGGCGCTGCCTCCCCACGCCGGGACCGTTCCGAGGTCCATCTCGGGGAGGCCGATCTTCGCGCCTTCTTCCGCCGCGAGACGGAAGTGACATCCGAGCGGCAGCTCGAGCCCGCCTCCGAGGCAGTAGCCGTAAAGCGTCGCGATCCAGGGCTTGCCCATGTTTTCGATCGCAGCGATGACGCGCAGCCGTTGGTTGAAGACGGCGTCGGCGCTGCCCTTCTCCTTGATGCCCTGCGGGAGCTGCTTCAAGTTCATCCCGACCGAGAAGTTTTGGTCGCCGTCTCCCGTGATCACGACGGCGCGGACGGATTCGTCGGCTGCGATCGTCGCGACGAGCCGCTCCAACTCGTCCATGAAGGCGAGAGACATCCGGTTGTACGGAGCGTCGTTGATCGTGAGGATCGTGACGGCGTCGCGGCGCTCGATGAGGATCGGTGCATTGCTCATGTGGAGGCTTAACGTCCCCTGGGGGATCCGCGCCAGCCGGGGCAGGTGCCAAACGCTTTGATGCGATCCGGGGGGCGGTGCACTAGAGTCTCCGGCATGCCAGATGATCACGGTCACGACGAAAAGGGCTCGGTAGCGACGGGAGGTTCGGTGGGCGCGGAGACTCCCGTCCCGCAGCCCGCGCCTGAGGCAGCAGTAGCGACGGACGGTTCGGCGGCTGCGGAGACTCCCGTCCCCGAGACCACGCTTGAGCCGGCGCCCGAGACCATGCCTGAGCCGGCGCCCGAGACCACGCCTGAGCCGGCGCCCGAGCCCGAGGCCGAAGAGGACTTCGCCGCGATGTTCGCTCAGAGCGAGTCCAAGGAGACCAAGCAGGCCCGGCTCGAGGTCGGCGCGCTCGTGAAGGGCCGTGTCGTCGCAGTTGGCCCGGAAACGGCATTCGTGGCTCTCGGCGGCAAGGCCGAGGCGGCCATCGGTCTCGGCGAGTTTCGCGACGAGGAGACCGGAGAGCACACGCTGTCTATCGGCGACACCGTCGAGGCGACGATCACCGATGACGGAAGCCAATCCGGCTCGATCGTCCTCAAACGGACGTTCGGGCGCGGCGGTCGCGTGCCGGGCGAACTCGAACAAGCCCTCGAGCACGCGATCGCGATCGAGGGCGTCGTGACCGGTCGGAACAAGGGTGGGTTCGATGTGCAGGTCGCCGGGCAGCGCGCGTTCTGTCCCGCATCCCAGATGGACCGTCGTCGAGGCGACGGTGACCCCGACGCGTGGATCGGTCAGCGTCTGCGCTTCCGCGTCACCAAGATCGAGTCCGGAGGACGGAACATCGTCGTCTCGCGTCGCGACCTCCTCGAAGAGGAGATGGCGGCACAAGCGGCGATTACCTGGGAGCGCCTGGAGGTTGGTGCCGTCGTCCAGGGCGAGGTGACTTCGATCCGGGAATTTGGCGCCTTCGTAGACGTTGGTGGTGTCGAGGGGCTCGTTCACATCAGCCAGCTGGGGCACGCGCGGGTCGAGCATCCCTCCGAAGTTCTCGAGGTCGGACAGAAGGTCGAGACGCAGGTCGTGAAGATCGAGGCGGCGAAGGACGGTGGTCGCGCCAAGATCGGTCTTTCGATTCGTGCGCTCGCGGCCGACCCGTGGAGCACGGCGGCCGAGCGTTACCCCGCCGGCCTCACAGCGCGCGGCAAGGTGCGTAAGGTCGAAGCCTTCGGCGCTTTCGTGGAACTGGAGCCGGGGCTCGACGGGTTGGTGCACGTCTCGGCGATGTCCCTCGACCGCCGCGTGGCCCACCCGCGCGAAGTCGTGAAGGTCGGAGACGAGATCGACGTGACGGTCGTGAATGTCGATCCGAACAAGAGACGACTCGGGTTGTCGATGGTCGAAGGCGCGCGCCAGAAGCGCGATGAGGAAGATGCACAGGACCGGCGCGAGGCCCAGGTGGTCGTCGACAATTTGAACCGCGGGAGCGGTCTCGGAACGTTCGGGGATCTGCTCAAGAGGAAGAAGTAGGAATGGTGCGGTCGAAGCGCGACGAGCACGATCCGGGCGAGGACATTCCGGAAGGGCTACGGCTCCTTCCGCTGGACCCGGTGTTTCGCGAGCGACCGCACGAGGTTCTGAAGGAGCTGCGCGAGAAGTGCCCGGTCCATCGCGACCGGACGTTCGACCGGGTCGTGCTTTCCCGTCACACGGATGTCGAGGACGTTCTGCGTGCGCGGAACTACTGGGTCGACCCGCGAAAGTCGTTGCCCGATGATCCCGTCCGACGATTCGCGGACGACGATCAAGAGCCGTCCATGTTGTTCCTGGACGCCCCGGATCATCAGCGGCTTCGCAACCTCGTGAGCCGGTCGTTCACGCCGCGGCGGTCAGAGGAATGGCGCCCGGTCGTGCGGGAGGTCGCGGCGGAGCTGCTCGACGCCGTTGATCGAGCGGGCGAGCGCGAGTTCGATCTCGTGAAGGCGTTGGCGGCACCGCTCCCGGCGATTGCGATCGCACGGATCCTGGGTGTCGACCCTGCGCGGCAGGAGAGCTTCAAGGCGTGGTCCGAGGCATCGAGTGCCGCGTTCTTCAATCCGTTCGCCAGCGAGGAAGCGCAGCGGCTGGGAGAGGAGGGATACGCGGCCCTCGAAGAGTGCTTCCTTCGAGAGATCGCCAGCCGCCGCGAAACTCCCGCCGACGATCTGATCGGGCGCCTCGTCGCCGCCGAGGAAGATGGAGATCGTCTCAGTGAGCAAGAGCTGGTGACGATGTGCAACCTGCTCCTCATCGCAGGCAATGTGACGACGTCCGACCTGATCGGCAATGGCACCCGCGTTCTCTTGCAACACCCCGAAGCGCTCGCGCAGATCCGTGCCGCCCCGACCCGAATCACGAACGCGGTGGAGGAGATGCTGCGTTTCGATCCACCGGTCACGGTCTCCGGTCGAATCGCGTCTGAGGACACCGAGATCGATGGCGTCGAGATCGGCGCTCGCGAGTCGGTGACGACGCTGCTCGCCTCGGCAAACCGCGACCCCGCGGGCCACCCGGATCCGGACCGCTTCGACATCGACCGGCAGGACATTCGCCTCCTCTCGTTCGGCGGGGGCGCCCATCTGTGCCTCGGAGCTCACCTCGCCCGCGTCGAGGCCCAGGAGGCGATCGGTGCGCTGATCGCGCGCTACCCGAACCTTCGAGCGGCGGAAAGCGAAGAGGTCTGGAAACAGGTCCCCGGCTTCCGTGGCCTCGCGGAGTTCCGCGTCCGGATCGACTAGGGGGTCGGCCGGGGACCGGTCCACCGGGGGCTTCGGAGGACCGGTCCGTGAAGACCTTCCCCTTGCGCCTCATGAGTTTGTTGAGTCCCTTCGCGATCTGGCTCGAAAGGCCCTGCATTCCACGCGAGAGCGCAGTTTCGTCTTGGGCCTCGACGATCAGATGAAGATGGTTCCCCATCATGGTGTACTCGATGACCCCAGCCGCGAGGCTGGAGAGGAGGAGGACGCCTCCCGACCTCACTCGCTCGGCTTCTTGGTGAGATCCCGGAACGGGACCTCGCGGTCTTCACGGGTTTCACGCGGTAGACCGAGAACGCGCTCACCGATCCCGTTTCGGTGCACCTCGACGGTTCCACCGCCGATCAGGCCCTGGTAGCGATCGAGCATCTGGTTCTGCCAGAAACCGGCGCGGTAGGCGTCGGTGCCATCGAGCAAAGCGTCGGCGCCCAGGATCTCCAAGGCGACGTCGCTCCTGCGGGCCCGGCTT
This DNA window, taken from Candidatus Binatia bacterium, encodes the following:
- a CDS encoding acyl-CoA synthetase, producing MTEWHFGTLWESIADVLPDRAAVVCGEARVTWQQWEHRSARLATAFTAAGLAPHTKIGLYLYNGIEYTETQFAAFKGRQVPININYRYLDDELHYLLENSDSEALVFHSSLGERVARVMSRCPKVKLWIEVDDGGESIDGTVPYEDMITSHDPAPRIQRSEDDLYMLYTGGTTGMPKGVMYNMGGMAQSFLASSFPVLGLGLPSRPEETAGLVKQACDEGKGIVSIPACPMMHGTGGWVGTMMPHCAGATVVALEKRSFDAHELWTTAGREQANQVVIVGDAFSRPMVKALEEAKEAGTPYDTSPVRLLVSSGVMWTTEVKAQLLEWGDFILFDAMGSSEGSMGNQITTRGNLGETAKFAMAPTTKVFTEDGRLVEPGSGETGMVAAGGNVPIGYYKDEKKSAATFKTIDGVRYSFPGDWATIEADGTLNLLGRGSQCINSAGEKIYPEEVEEAIKRHESVVDCLVVGIPDEKFGQCVAAVASVTHGSDIGEAELRSFTKSKLSAFKAPKKVVVVDKVQRAPNGKADYKWARSILE
- a CDS encoding acyl-CoA dehydrogenase family protein; translated protein: MDSLESFRQEIQSWLEQNCPVSQRQLREGEEAVPWGSPQFGEEAQQWLDRCAAKGFTCPSWPKEYGGGGLSKEQERVLRQEIGTIGAQVPGGSFGTHMLGPVLLELGSHEQKLRFLPDIAAGRTVWAQGYSEPGAGSDLAGLQTRAVRNGDEYVINGSKIWTTGANNADWMFCLVRTDPEAAKHDGISFILFNLKSPGVTISPIELISGASEFCEVFFEDVRAKAENLIGEKNKGWAIAKRLLQFERTMISGFGAGPGGKRSGKKKRVAKVYRAMADMALQYQPQKDGKLANVTLRDQLTQNEMDTICFTLSTKRAGEEAKAGAGPGHTASMFKWYATELNKRRQELIMTSLGSKALGWEGEGFEPHELAQTRAWLRSKGNSIEGGTSEVQMNVIAKRVLGLPD
- a CDS encoding acyl-CoA dehydrogenase is translated as MALALTEEQQILQSTAREFIAANAPVTHLRGLRDGKDATGFSRDLWAEMAKLGWAGLIEDEANGGSALGFGELAVLFEECGRKLAPSPFLASVVLAGGCVRAGAPAELRNPILSGVARGETLLALALDEGATFAPYAVTAKAEKSGDGWVLTGEKTFVLDGHVADRLVVVARTSGSSGDRDGLTLFLVDAPAKGLTITRTTMVDNRNAATVKLDGVAAEVVLGTVDQGADVLDPVLDRATAVFCAEMLGLMTEAFEHTIEYLKTREQFGVKIGTFQGLKHRAAAMFAELELSRSVVRETVSAIDDDGPDVPTLVCVAKARCSDAVSLIAREMLQMHGGIGMTDEADIGFYLKRARVQELTFGDASYHRDRFATLQGY
- a CDS encoding enoyl-CoA hydratase-related protein — translated: MSNAPILIERRDAVTILTINDAPYNRMSLAFMDELERLVATIAADESVRAVVITGDGDQNFSVGMNLKQLPQGIKEKGSADAVFNQRLRVIAAIENMGKPWIATLYGYCLGGGLELPLGCHFRLAAEEGAKIGLPEMDLGTVPAWGGSARLVRCVGRDHAIDMILRGKKISGPEALHIGLVTEVWPNAELKDRAIALGEELAAQPRLAVKAILDCLVGSETKTLEESLRDERAAVHANSGTADQNEGILAFLEKRKPVFNQS
- a CDS encoding S1 RNA-binding domain-containing protein, yielding MPDDHGHDEKGSVATGGSVGAETPVPQPAPEAAVATDGSAAAETPVPETTLEPAPETMPEPAPETTPEPAPEPEAEEDFAAMFAQSESKETKQARLEVGALVKGRVVAVGPETAFVALGGKAEAAIGLGEFRDEETGEHTLSIGDTVEATITDDGSQSGSIVLKRTFGRGGRVPGELEQALEHAIAIEGVVTGRNKGGFDVQVAGQRAFCPASQMDRRRGDGDPDAWIGQRLRFRVTKIESGGRNIVVSRRDLLEEEMAAQAAITWERLEVGAVVQGEVTSIREFGAFVDVGGVEGLVHISQLGHARVEHPSEVLEVGQKVETQVVKIEAAKDGGRAKIGLSIRALAADPWSTAAERYPAGLTARGKVRKVEAFGAFVELEPGLDGLVHVSAMSLDRRVAHPREVVKVGDEIDVTVVNVDPNKRRLGLSMVEGARQKRDEEDAQDRREAQVVVDNLNRGSGLGTFGDLLKRKK
- a CDS encoding cytochrome P450, whose protein sequence is MVRSKRDEHDPGEDIPEGLRLLPLDPVFRERPHEVLKELREKCPVHRDRTFDRVVLSRHTDVEDVLRARNYWVDPRKSLPDDPVRRFADDDQEPSMLFLDAPDHQRLRNLVSRSFTPRRSEEWRPVVREVAAELLDAVDRAGEREFDLVKALAAPLPAIAIARILGVDPARQESFKAWSEASSAAFFNPFASEEAQRLGEEGYAALEECFLREIASRRETPADDLIGRLVAAEEDGDRLSEQELVTMCNLLLIAGNVTTSDLIGNGTRVLLQHPEALAQIRAAPTRITNAVEEMLRFDPPVTVSGRIASEDTEIDGVEIGARESVTTLLASANRDPAGHPDPDRFDIDRQDIRLLSFGGGAHLCLGAHLARVEAQEAIGALIARYPNLRAAESEEVWKQVPGFRGLAEFRVRID